One window from the genome of Sphaerotilus microaerophilus encodes:
- the ubiE gene encoding bifunctional demethylmenaquinone methyltransferase/2-methoxy-6-polyprenyl-1,4-benzoquinol methylase UbiE gives MSNTHFGFRTVEEDQKASMVRGVFDSVASRYDVMNDVMSVGLHRVWKAYTIAVSGVREGQRVLDIAAGTGDLTRAFARKVGPQGCVVHTDINEAMLRTGRDRLIDEGLALPTVICDAEKLPFPEAHFDIVSVAFGLRNMTHKDQALREMCRVLRPGGKLLVLEFSRVAKPLEKIYDWYSFSVLPKMGKMITGDAESYRYLAESIRMHPGQQELKALMKESGFGHVDVHNLSAGVVALHVGLKC, from the coding sequence ATGAGCAACACCCATTTCGGATTCAGGACGGTCGAGGAAGACCAGAAGGCCAGCATGGTGCGGGGGGTCTTCGACTCGGTTGCATCGCGGTACGACGTGATGAACGATGTCATGTCGGTGGGCCTGCACCGCGTGTGGAAGGCCTACACGATCGCCGTGTCGGGAGTGCGCGAAGGCCAGAGGGTGCTGGACATCGCGGCCGGGACGGGCGACCTCACGAGGGCCTTCGCCCGCAAGGTGGGGCCGCAGGGCTGCGTGGTGCACACCGACATCAACGAGGCCATGCTGCGCACGGGCCGCGATCGCCTGATCGACGAGGGGCTGGCGCTGCCGACGGTCATTTGCGATGCCGAGAAACTGCCTTTTCCCGAGGCCCATTTCGATATCGTCAGCGTGGCCTTCGGTTTGCGCAATATGACCCATAAGGATCAGGCGCTGCGCGAAATGTGCCGTGTCCTGCGGCCCGGCGGTAAATTGCTGGTGCTGGAGTTTTCGCGGGTGGCCAAGCCGCTGGAGAAAATCTATGACTGGTATTCGTTTTCGGTTCTGCCGAAAATGGGGAAAATGATAACTGGTGACGCGGAAAGCTATCGGTATCTGGCTGAATCCATCCGCATGCACCCTGGGCAGCAGGAATTGAAGGCGCTCATGAAGGAGAGCGGCTTTGGGCACGTCGATGTGCACAATCTGTCGGCGGGCGTCGTGGCCCTGCACGTTGGGCTGAAGTGCTGA
- a CDS encoding TIGR03013 family XrtA/PEP-CTERM system glycosyltransferase, with translation MFRVFQHRSSGTHFVELIADGLLCFVAALLSAATLAQAGSTYSMLVQLATPGILLSALTFALVMALLYSFVGLYRHRNIGLMPMFVRIAFTFVVGGYITYLTIKYIEYDGYASRLVGLALVYLVAGLAVYRGLAWAVRQLVGTRRVLIVGTGPDAQQVWSDLRAGEQWSSYEVVGFVPTAEQVPAVVSRDGATVFDGRRRLVDLVREHRINEIIVAVREQRGGGVPMEQLLDCRIGGVPIMDLAAFYERAKAEVPVDSLKASWLVYGDGFVQGGLRQASKRVFDVASSSLLLILAAPVMLLTAVVIRLDSPGPVLYRQERVGLGGRSFQCIKFRSMRTDAEKDGVARWATKNDSRITRVGAFIRKTRIDELPQLFSVLAGEMSMVGPRPERPSFVAQLREQIPYYDLRHTVKPGLTGWAQVRYAYGASLEDARKKHQFDLYYVKNNSVLLDLQVLIETVSVVLFREGAH, from the coding sequence ATGTTCAGGGTATTTCAACATCGTTCATCAGGGACACATTTTGTCGAGCTGATCGCAGATGGGCTGCTGTGTTTCGTCGCGGCGCTGCTGTCAGCCGCCACGCTCGCGCAGGCGGGGTCGACGTATTCGATGCTCGTGCAGCTCGCCACTCCCGGCATCCTGCTGTCGGCGCTGACCTTTGCGCTGGTGATGGCGCTGCTGTATTCGTTCGTTGGCCTCTACCGGCATCGCAATATCGGTCTGATGCCGATGTTCGTGCGCATCGCCTTCACCTTCGTGGTGGGCGGGTACATCACTTACCTGACCATCAAGTACATTGAGTACGATGGCTATGCCAGTCGCTTGGTCGGGCTGGCGTTGGTGTATCTGGTGGCCGGCTTGGCGGTCTATCGGGGTCTGGCTTGGGCGGTGCGGCAGCTTGTTGGCACTCGGCGCGTTCTGATTGTTGGAACCGGGCCGGATGCCCAGCAGGTGTGGAGTGACCTGCGTGCTGGTGAGCAGTGGTCCAGCTACGAGGTGGTCGGCTTCGTTCCGACGGCAGAGCAGGTGCCCGCGGTTGTGTCGCGCGATGGGGCGACTGTTTTTGATGGGCGTCGCCGCTTGGTGGATCTGGTGCGCGAGCATCGGATCAACGAAATCATCGTGGCGGTGCGTGAGCAACGCGGTGGCGGCGTGCCCATGGAGCAGTTGCTGGATTGCCGGATTGGCGGCGTTCCGATCATGGACTTGGCGGCCTTCTATGAGCGTGCTAAGGCTGAGGTGCCGGTCGATAGCCTGAAGGCCAGTTGGCTGGTATACGGCGATGGCTTCGTTCAGGGGGGGCTTCGGCAGGCCTCCAAGCGCGTCTTCGATGTGGCGAGCTCCTCTCTGCTGCTGATCTTGGCCGCACCGGTGATGCTGTTGACGGCCGTTGTCATTCGACTCGATAGCCCGGGACCGGTGCTGTACCGACAAGAGCGTGTGGGGTTGGGTGGGCGTTCCTTCCAGTGCATCAAGTTCCGCAGCATGCGCACGGATGCCGAAAAGGATGGTGTCGCTCGTTGGGCGACGAAGAACGACAGCCGCATCACCCGTGTTGGTGCGTTCATCCGCAAGACGCGCATCGACGAGTTGCCCCAGCTGTTCAGCGTGCTGGCCGGGGAGATGAGCATGGTGGGCCCCCGTCCGGAGCGGCCTTCGTTTGTGGCTCAACTCCGTGAGCAGATCCCGTACTACGACTTGCGCCACACGGTCAAGCCGGGGCTGACGGGGTGGGCGCAGGTGCGCTATGCGTACGGGGCCTCGCTGGAAGATGCGCGCAAGAAGCACCAATTTGACTTATACTACGTGAAGAACAACTCGGTGCTGCTTGACCTGCAGGTGCTCATCGAGACGGTGAGTGTGGTGCTGTTCCGCGAGGGGGCGCACTGA
- a CDS encoding XrtA/PEP-CTERM system exopolysaccharide export protein has protein sequence MRINMGHFLRGCAWMLASALVVFQLVGCAGTGSYPPAPRKAQTPDHRYKIGPLDTLNVVVWRNPELSGVVTVRPDGRISTPLVSDVLAAGKNPSDLALEIQNELSRVIRDPVVTVVVSTFQGNLNELIRIVGEATRPQSVAFRQDMTLLDVMIQAGGLTDFADGNAAVLVRGAEGGKQYSVRLKDLLKRGDISANVDVKPGDIVIVPQSWF, from the coding sequence ATGAGGATCAACATGGGACATTTCCTGCGCGGCTGCGCCTGGATGCTGGCTTCGGCCCTGGTCGTCTTCCAGTTGGTGGGCTGTGCCGGGACCGGGTCCTATCCGCCGGCACCGCGCAAGGCACAAACGCCTGATCACCGGTACAAGATCGGGCCGCTGGACACGCTCAACGTCGTCGTGTGGCGCAATCCCGAGCTTTCGGGGGTGGTCACTGTCCGTCCTGACGGACGCATCTCGACACCGCTGGTCAGTGACGTGCTCGCCGCGGGCAAGAACCCTTCCGACCTGGCGCTGGAGATCCAGAACGAGCTCTCGCGTGTCATACGGGACCCGGTGGTGACGGTGGTGGTTTCTACGTTCCAGGGCAACCTCAATGAGCTGATTCGCATCGTCGGTGAAGCCACCCGGCCACAAAGCGTAGCCTTCCGGCAGGACATGACGTTGCTGGACGTGATGATCCAGGCTGGGGGATTGACTGATTTTGCAGATGGCAATGCTGCTGTGCTGGTGCGTGGCGCCGAAGGGGGCAAGCAGTACAGCGTGCGCCTGAAGGACCTCCTCAAGCGTGGCGACATCTCCGCGAATGTGGATGTCAAGCCGGGCGACATCGTCATCGTGCCGCAAAGCTGGTTCTGA
- a CDS encoding XrtA system polysaccharide chain length determinant: MINLTEQALTVSRAVWRQRWLAVIVAWVVAVLGGGLVATTPERYEAQARIHVDTQTVLKPLMSGLAFQPDIDQQVRMLARTLISRPNVERLANDVAIGWPKGDAAQATRRVEELLKAIKVELSGGSNLYAITYRDSDAQRANRLVSALVGLFMSASTDTKRRDSEEASRFIDEQIKSYEAKLIESENRLKEFKLRNMNMAGTSNQDYFGRMSALTDEVAKIRLALSAAEQSRDALKRELTATEPQLGEVNTPGVVSLTPDLDARIDTQRRQLDDMLRRYTDEHPDVQSTRRTIKQLEDQRHMEGEAARSLQSPSRARAAAAAANPVFQRLRISLAEAEANIASLRGQLSTQQSRLEEIKAQAGRVPQAEAELAQLNRDYDIIRKNYEQLVSRREAASLGVKIDQQASLADFRIIEPPRVMPSPVFPSRAHLAVGVMLLAVLLGLGAGYAATLMRPTFSSERELREFTKRPVLGGLTKLVDPRADLLERQDRMRVMGAMGLFVLVHAGWVVWLSVRTGT; the protein is encoded by the coding sequence ATGATCAATTTGACCGAACAAGCCCTGACGGTGTCGCGTGCCGTCTGGCGTCAACGGTGGCTGGCCGTGATCGTGGCCTGGGTGGTTGCCGTGCTTGGGGGGGGGCTGGTGGCCACCACCCCTGAGCGCTATGAGGCACAGGCCCGGATCCATGTGGATACGCAGACGGTGCTCAAGCCGCTGATGTCCGGGTTGGCATTCCAGCCTGACATCGACCAGCAGGTCCGCATGCTGGCTCGCACCCTGATCTCGCGGCCCAATGTCGAGCGGCTGGCCAATGATGTGGCCATCGGATGGCCCAAGGGCGATGCCGCTCAGGCCACGCGCCGTGTGGAGGAGTTGCTGAAGGCGATCAAGGTCGAGCTGTCAGGTGGAAGCAACCTGTATGCGATCACCTACCGCGACAGCGACGCACAGCGTGCCAATCGGCTCGTCTCGGCGCTGGTCGGCCTGTTCATGAGCGCCAGCACCGACACCAAGCGTCGCGACTCCGAGGAGGCCAGTCGCTTCATCGATGAACAGATCAAGTCCTACGAGGCCAAGCTCATCGAGTCGGAGAACCGCCTGAAGGAGTTCAAGCTCCGCAACATGAACATGGCCGGTACCAGCAACCAGGACTACTTCGGTCGCATGTCGGCACTCACGGACGAGGTGGCCAAGATCCGCCTGGCGCTGTCGGCAGCAGAACAGTCGCGCGACGCGCTCAAGCGAGAGCTGACTGCCACGGAGCCGCAACTGGGCGAGGTGAACACGCCGGGGGTGGTGTCGTTGACCCCGGATCTGGACGCTCGCATCGACACCCAGCGTCGCCAGCTCGATGACATGTTGCGCCGGTACACCGATGAGCACCCTGACGTGCAGTCGACCCGTCGCACCATCAAGCAGCTGGAAGACCAGCGGCACATGGAGGGGGAGGCCGCCCGCTCTCTGCAGTCGCCCAGCCGTGCGCGGGCCGCGGCCGCAGCTGCCAACCCGGTTTTCCAGCGGCTCAGGATCTCCCTGGCAGAGGCCGAGGCAAACATCGCCTCGCTGCGTGGTCAGCTCAGCACGCAGCAGTCTCGCCTGGAGGAGATCAAGGCGCAGGCTGGGCGAGTGCCCCAGGCTGAAGCCGAACTGGCTCAGCTGAACCGGGACTACGACATCATTCGCAAGAACTACGAGCAATTGGTCTCGCGTCGTGAAGCCGCCTCGCTGGGTGTCAAGATTGATCAGCAGGCGTCGCTGGCGGATTTCCGCATCATTGAGCCCCCGCGTGTCATGCCGTCACCGGTTTTCCCCAGTCGTGCGCACCTGGCTGTGGGCGTGATGCTGCTGGCGGTGCTCCTTGGTCTGGGAGCAGGCTACGCCGCCACGCTGATGCGGCCAACGTTCTCGTCGGAGCGCGAGCTGCGCGAGTTCACCAAGCGTCCCGTCCTGGGGGGGCTCACCAAACTGGTGGATCCCCGCGCCGATTTGCTTGAGCGCCAGGATCGAATGCGGGTGATGGGGGCGATGGGCCTGTTCGTGCTGGTGCACGCAGGCTGGGTGGTCTGGCTTTCCGTGCGCACCGGCACGTGA
- a CDS encoding XrtA-associated tyrosine autokinase: MNLIEQAAKRRLEELKRAGIEVPVVPPATNAMAASAPVALLTPREVAAATVPAEPAAPARRSREVELDLTRLEREGYLIPSQGRSSLAEQLRIIKRPLLANTRDAEARAIPRANLIQVVSAMPGEGKTFFAVNLAMSIAMEVDHSVLLVDADVLRPSVLARLGVEPAPGLMDVLDSKAKLSLSDVMLRTNVPKLSLLPAGTANAKSTEMLASAAMAELLDELAAKYADRIVVFDSPPLIPTTESRVLASRVGQVVMVVEADHTTHAQVAQAYAAVEQCPVVLSVLNKCTGKGAREAYGYYYAS, translated from the coding sequence ATGAACCTCATCGAACAGGCTGCCAAGCGACGCTTGGAAGAGCTCAAGCGGGCCGGCATCGAGGTGCCGGTAGTCCCCCCCGCCACGAATGCCATGGCGGCATCTGCGCCGGTGGCTCTGCTCACCCCGCGTGAGGTCGCTGCCGCGACCGTGCCGGCAGAGCCCGCGGCACCCGCGCGCCGGTCGCGCGAAGTTGAGCTGGACCTGACCCGGCTGGAGCGGGAGGGTTACCTGATACCGTCCCAAGGCCGGTCTTCGCTGGCCGAGCAGTTGCGCATCATCAAGCGACCGCTTCTGGCAAACACCCGGGACGCCGAGGCACGCGCGATCCCGCGGGCCAACCTGATCCAGGTGGTCAGCGCGATGCCAGGAGAGGGCAAGACCTTCTTTGCGGTCAATCTGGCGATGAGCATTGCGATGGAGGTCGATCACTCCGTGCTGCTGGTGGATGCTGATGTGCTTCGACCATCGGTGCTGGCTCGCCTGGGCGTCGAACCGGCGCCGGGTCTGATGGACGTGCTTGACTCCAAGGCAAAGCTATCCCTGTCCGATGTGATGCTGCGCACGAACGTGCCCAAGCTCAGCTTGCTGCCGGCCGGTACCGCCAATGCCAAATCCACCGAAATGCTGGCCAGCGCGGCGATGGCCGAACTGCTCGATGAGTTGGCGGCCAAGTATGCCGATCGCATCGTCGTGTTCGACTCGCCGCCGTTGATCCCAACCACCGAGTCCCGTGTGCTGGCATCGCGGGTCGGCCAAGTGGTGATGGTGGTCGAGGCCGACCACACGACGCATGCCCAGGTTGCCCAGGCCTATGCCGCCGTCGAGCAATGCCCGGTGGTCCTGTCGGTGCTCAACAAGTGCACCGGCAAGGGGGCGAGGGAGGCCTATGGCTACTACTACGCGAGCTGA
- a CDS encoding TIGR03016 family PEP-CTERM system-associated outer membrane protein, with product MATTTRAESGRIGLHALSLACAAVLVVLSAGARAQLVQAPQAPTQPALAATAQAWRFEPAVRATAVTTDNVGLSPTNARSDTVTVTTPSLRVIGRGPGYEVTGTLAADGLVYLGRSLADRIFPQVGLAARSQIVDRLLYLDGDLSARTTASDAFGPIGDGATTLNRSQVMRASVSPRIERELSPSTRFSLRSDHAWSRGFGSQATSISNDAYVEGQAGIFEVRPAPMGLRLTGDRQYTSYRQQGGNDVEFRTGRAALLYTADQEAIWGLIVGRDEGDYTTNSVSDTLTGVSLRWAPSPRTLLDMTAEKRFFGNGWNVTLSHRSPFVAISGNLQRTVSTYASRLGLLTAGSDVATLLDAMLTTRVSDAAQRAQLVQDIMARRGLPATLATAVDLFSGGAQVSQGGTISLGWMTPREVITAQFYAQRLRDLRGPNDVILVSADSRQRGLSLGLSHRLTMNLTADAGVAHSRVHGEGPNLGRDSVNTTWRIGATEVLSPRTTATASLRRQVVRTNAPGGTALDGSTFAASSSNANANSLSVGVLHRF from the coding sequence ATGGCTACTACTACGCGAGCTGAATCCGGGCGAATCGGTTTGCACGCGCTGAGCTTGGCGTGCGCCGCCGTGCTGGTCGTGTTGTCGGCGGGGGCGCGAGCGCAGTTGGTGCAGGCTCCACAGGCGCCAACCCAACCAGCGCTGGCGGCGACGGCGCAGGCTTGGCGGTTCGAGCCGGCGGTCCGTGCAACGGCAGTGACCACCGACAACGTGGGCCTGTCTCCCACCAATGCGCGCTCCGATACGGTCACCGTGACCACGCCCAGCCTGCGGGTCATCGGTCGCGGCCCCGGCTATGAGGTCACGGGCACCCTGGCTGCCGATGGCTTGGTCTATCTGGGTCGCAGTCTGGCGGACCGTATCTTTCCGCAGGTGGGTCTGGCTGCACGCAGTCAGATTGTCGATCGCCTCTTGTACCTTGATGGTGACCTGTCCGCCCGGACCACCGCGTCGGATGCATTTGGGCCGATCGGTGATGGCGCCACGACCCTGAACCGCAGTCAGGTGATGCGCGCCAGTGTCAGTCCGCGCATCGAGCGCGAGCTGTCGCCTTCGACCCGATTCAGCCTTCGGTCGGACCATGCCTGGTCGCGCGGCTTCGGCAGTCAGGCGACGTCGATCAGTAACGATGCCTACGTCGAAGGCCAGGCCGGGATATTTGAGGTGCGTCCGGCGCCGATGGGCCTGCGGTTGACCGGGGATCGTCAGTACACCAGTTACCGGCAGCAAGGCGGCAATGACGTCGAGTTCCGCACCGGGCGGGCCGCGCTGCTCTACACAGCGGACCAGGAGGCCATCTGGGGTCTGATCGTCGGTCGCGACGAGGGGGACTACACCACCAATTCAGTGTCCGATACGCTCACCGGGGTCAGTCTGAGGTGGGCACCCAGTCCCCGTACGTTGCTCGACATGACGGCCGAAAAGCGGTTCTTCGGCAACGGCTGGAACGTGACCCTGAGCCACCGCTCGCCTTTCGTGGCGATCAGCGGCAATCTGCAGCGTACCGTCTCCACCTATGCGAGTCGGCTTGGATTGCTGACCGCGGGCAGCGACGTGGCCACCTTGCTGGATGCGATGCTCACCACCCGCGTGTCCGATGCGGCTCAGCGCGCCCAGCTGGTGCAGGACATCATGGCTCGCCGTGGCTTGCCCGCCACCCTCGCAACGGCCGTGGATCTCTTCTCCGGGGGGGCGCAGGTGAGCCAGGGTGGCACGATCAGCCTGGGCTGGATGACGCCACGTGAGGTCATCACCGCCCAGTTCTACGCCCAACGTCTGCGCGATCTGCGTGGGCCGAATGACGTGATCCTGGTCTCTGCCGACTCCCGCCAGCGAGGCCTGAGCCTTGGGTTGTCGCATCGCCTGACGATGAACCTCACCGCCGATGCCGGGGTGGCACATTCCCGCGTGCATGGCGAGGGGCCGAACCTGGGGCGCGACAGCGTGAACACGACTTGGCGCATTGGCGCCACCGAGGTGCTGTCCCCGCGCACCACCGCGACAGCCAGCCTGCGTCGCCAGGTGGTGCGGACGAATGCGCCGGGCGGCACGGCCCTCGACGGCAGCACCTTTGCCGCTTCCTCGTCGAACGCGAACGCGAATTCGCTGTCCGTCGGCGTTTTGCACCGTTTCTGA
- a CDS encoding XrtA/PEP-CTERM system-associated ATPase: MYESHFGFSGSPFQLNPDPAFYFNSKGHSRAMGYLQYGVMQGEGFIVITGEIGAGKTTLLRTLLEGLDRQKVLAAQIVSTQLESGELLQAIITAFGIPAQGSSKAHLIATLEAFLTALAAQGRHALLIVDEAQNLNEKAVEELRMLSNFQLGNHALLQSFLVGQPELRRLLESPQLEQLRQRVIASQHLGPLGPEETQAYIEHRLRHVGWTNRPVFAPGAFDHIYAWAGGVPRRINRLANRLLLASYLENTDLITPELVEQTALELRTEIGESSYQPLPLPVREPQATPPVVAESATAAAPAASAAAAEVPAVAPESRSPADEAVDGPVVTPAEPTLAMAAEAAVASTTPRAEEPEAPAVAPSEARSVEAEPLAEQVEPPAEQPVVSEVDERLRSAAAGFELPKQEPVRNKRSAVVLGRHTLLCVADAPADALKLAALGRELAQGPDGCRMVLVNPGFETQVWPWEQMDRLLPALDEALHLRVGAGAFAQIAPRLIDAFSRVLDEFHPLAVLSLGASDAVLSCALTASKRGVPLVQLEAASSLAAPDRRPANNWALIARMADLLVATDSAVGTASLTRLQEGGIDAERCRSVAGRLDADALAAVWSEVTTPYGAFMRHAMPIYLGPTWSEHAGDGTPYAVTSLTLDPADADRTRWVVEQLAGLDALPKCVWLLDARSEEALAELLDAEPRWAEQVCLLQGDGPRTPAQRDRMDRSRLLCRTVTSLCDQLSILRGASCAIVEEGQLLAAAAPLLELPSIMVRGGSLYCAGASLAPAMLAEPGELNRCVQEFAAMLAGLDSHRGHSLVQPTGAALAVAGQLRTWLSARTTTAQTITSDVAG, encoded by the coding sequence ATGTACGAATCCCATTTCGGTTTCAGCGGTTCCCCGTTCCAGCTCAACCCCGACCCCGCCTTCTACTTCAACAGCAAGGGGCACAGCCGTGCCATGGGGTATCTGCAGTACGGGGTGATGCAAGGTGAAGGCTTCATCGTCATCACTGGCGAGATCGGGGCAGGCAAGACCACGCTGCTGCGCACGCTGCTCGAAGGGCTGGACCGCCAGAAGGTGCTGGCCGCTCAGATCGTCAGCACCCAGCTGGAGTCCGGCGAACTGCTGCAGGCCATCATCACGGCCTTCGGCATCCCCGCCCAGGGCAGTTCGAAGGCGCACCTGATCGCCACGCTGGAGGCCTTCCTGACGGCGCTGGCTGCCCAGGGCAGGCATGCGCTGTTGATCGTCGACGAGGCGCAGAACCTCAACGAGAAGGCGGTCGAAGAGCTGCGCATGCTGTCGAACTTCCAACTCGGCAACCACGCGCTGCTGCAGAGCTTCCTGGTCGGGCAGCCCGAGCTGCGTCGCCTGCTGGAGTCACCGCAACTGGAGCAGTTGCGCCAGCGGGTGATCGCCTCCCAGCACCTTGGCCCGCTTGGCCCGGAGGAAACCCAGGCCTACATCGAGCACCGCCTGCGCCACGTGGGGTGGACGAACCGGCCGGTCTTTGCGCCGGGCGCGTTCGATCACATCTATGCCTGGGCCGGCGGCGTGCCGCGGCGCATCAACCGCCTGGCCAACCGCCTGCTGTTGGCGTCGTACCTGGAGAACACCGACCTCATCACGCCGGAGCTGGTCGAGCAGACCGCATTGGAGCTGCGCACCGAGATCGGTGAGAGCAGCTATCAGCCACTTCCCCTGCCGGTGCGGGAGCCGCAGGCGACGCCGCCCGTTGTTGCTGAATCGGCGACGGCGGCCGCACCCGCTGCATCGGCCGCTGCGGCCGAGGTTCCCGCCGTGGCCCCCGAAAGCCGGTCACCTGCCGACGAGGCCGTCGACGGACCGGTGGTCACACCAGCGGAACCGACACTCGCCATGGCAGCAGAAGCCGCCGTCGCTTCGACCACACCTCGCGCTGAGGAGCCTGAAGCGCCGGCCGTCGCACCAAGCGAGGCCCGGTCGGTCGAGGCTGAGCCGCTTGCCGAGCAGGTGGAGCCGCCTGCCGAACAGCCGGTCGTGTCGGAGGTGGACGAGCGGTTGCGCAGCGCTGCAGCTGGCTTCGAGCTTCCGAAGCAGGAGCCTGTCCGCAACAAGCGCAGTGCGGTGGTGCTTGGCCGGCACACCCTGCTGTGCGTGGCGGACGCACCCGCCGATGCCTTGAAGCTCGCTGCACTGGGCCGCGAGCTGGCGCAGGGGCCTGACGGTTGCCGGATGGTGCTCGTCAATCCGGGCTTCGAGACGCAGGTCTGGCCCTGGGAGCAGATGGACCGCCTGCTGCCGGCCCTGGACGAAGCCCTGCATCTGCGAGTGGGGGCCGGGGCCTTCGCTCAGATCGCTCCTCGCCTGATCGACGCTTTCTCGCGCGTGCTGGATGAATTCCATCCGCTGGCGGTGCTGTCGCTGGGCGCGAGCGACGCGGTATTGAGCTGTGCGCTGACCGCCAGCAAGCGCGGCGTGCCCTTGGTGCAACTTGAAGCCGCTTCCAGCCTCGCAGCACCGGATCGCCGCCCCGCCAACAATTGGGCCTTGATTGCACGCATGGCGGATCTGCTCGTTGCGACCGACTCCGCCGTGGGCACCGCCAGCCTGACCCGACTGCAGGAGGGAGGCATCGATGCCGAGCGCTGCCGCAGCGTTGCGGGCCGGCTCGACGCCGATGCCCTGGCTGCGGTGTGGAGTGAGGTCACCACCCCCTACGGCGCCTTCATGCGCCACGCGATGCCGATCTATCTGGGGCCGACCTGGTCGGAGCATGCGGGTGACGGCACGCCGTATGCGGTGACCTCGCTCACGCTCGACCCTGCCGATGCCGACCGCACCCGCTGGGTGGTCGAGCAGCTGGCGGGCCTCGACGCGCTGCCCAAGTGTGTCTGGCTGCTCGATGCGCGCAGCGAAGAAGCGCTGGCCGAACTGCTGGATGCCGAGCCGCGTTGGGCTGAACAGGTCTGCCTGCTGCAGGGGGATGGACCCCGCACGCCCGCGCAGCGTGATCGCATGGACCGCTCACGCTTGCTGTGCCGCACCGTGACCTCTCTGTGCGACCAGCTCAGCATCCTGCGTGGTGCGAGTTGCGCCATCGTCGAGGAGGGGCAACTGCTCGCGGCAGCCGCGCCGCTGCTGGAGCTGCCCAGCATCATGGTGCGAGGTGGTTCGCTGTACTGCGCTGGCGCGAGCCTCGCACCCGCCATGCTGGCCGAGCCTGGCGAGTTGAACCGCTGCGTACAGGAGTTTGCCGCGATGCTGGCGGGCCTGGACAGTCACCGTGGCCACAGCCTCGTCCAGCCGACCGGCGCCGCTTTGGCGGTGGCCGGGCAGTTGCGGACCTGGCTGAGCGCGCGCACCACCACCGCCCAGACCATCACCTCCGACGTCGCTGGCTGA
- the ftsY gene encoding signal recognition particle-docking protein FtsY yields MFSFFRRKAAPPTPEAPVSTPASPPVIAPLTSPPVSSTPIAAAPPPPGSAPATVPTATPPAAPDDGGGRTSWLGRLRKGLQRTGASIAQVFTGTQIDDALYEELEAALLMADAGVGATQHLLNELKRRVKDTRCSDPQGVKTLLGDVLAELLTPLQGSLTLGRHQPTVIMIAGVNGAGKTTSIGKLTRHLANLDCKVLLAAADTFRAAAREQLSVWADRNRVEIVSQEGGDPAAVCFDAVSAGKARGCDVVIADTAGRLATQLHLMEELRKIQRSLGRAMEGAPHEVILVVDGNTGQNALAQVKAFDSTLGLTGLVVTKLDGTAKGGVLAAIALWVRERMAAGKPAVPVYFIGVGEKLEDLQTFDPREFAQALLN; encoded by the coding sequence ATGTTCAGCTTCTTTCGGCGCAAGGCTGCGCCACCGACGCCCGAGGCGCCGGTCTCCACGCCGGCCAGTCCGCCGGTCATCGCGCCCCTCACCTCACCGCCGGTTTCTTCCACACCGATCGCCGCGGCCCCGCCGCCACCCGGATCGGCCCCTGCGACCGTGCCAACGGCCACGCCGCCCGCAGCGCCTGACGATGGCGGGGGGCGGACCTCCTGGCTCGGCCGGCTGCGCAAGGGCCTGCAACGCACCGGCGCGAGCATTGCCCAGGTCTTCACCGGCACGCAGATCGACGACGCTCTTTACGAGGAGCTGGAAGCCGCGCTGCTGATGGCAGACGCCGGTGTTGGCGCCACACAGCATCTGCTGAATGAACTCAAGCGCCGCGTCAAGGACACCCGCTGCAGCGACCCACAGGGCGTCAAGACCTTGTTGGGCGACGTGCTGGCCGAATTGCTCACGCCGTTACAGGGCAGCCTGACGCTGGGACGCCACCAGCCCACCGTGATCATGATCGCGGGCGTCAACGGTGCCGGCAAAACGACCAGCATTGGCAAGCTCACCCGCCATCTGGCCAACCTCGACTGCAAGGTGCTGCTGGCCGCGGCCGACACCTTCCGGGCTGCCGCGCGTGAACAGCTGTCGGTCTGGGCCGACCGCAATCGGGTCGAGATCGTCAGCCAGGAGGGCGGCGACCCCGCCGCGGTCTGCTTCGATGCCGTCTCGGCCGGCAAGGCCCGTGGCTGCGATGTGGTGATCGCCGACACCGCCGGGCGCCTCGCCACCCAGTTGCACCTGATGGAAGAGCTGCGCAAGATCCAGCGCTCCCTCGGCCGCGCGATGGAAGGTGCGCCGCACGAGGTGATCCTGGTGGTGGACGGCAACACCGGCCAGAACGCGCTGGCCCAGGTGAAGGCCTTTGACAGCACACTGGGACTGACCGGGCTGGTGGTGACCAAGCTCGACGGGACCGCCAAGGGCGGCGTGCTGGCCGCCATCGCGCTGTGGGTGCGCGAGCGCATGGCCGCAGGAAAGCCGGCGGTGCCGGTCTACTTCATCGGCGTGGGCGAGAAGCTGGAAGACCTGCAGACCTTCGACCCGCGCGAGTTCGCGCAAGCGCTGCTGAACTGA